From a region of the Takifugu flavidus isolate HTHZ2018 chromosome 18, ASM371156v2, whole genome shotgun sequence genome:
- the sgsm3 gene encoding small G protein signaling modulator 3 isoform X1 encodes MTVYGDADVTVPVSTYAEPVSLLESFLIEAVRSTSIGMSGTYTPAPGGPFSALTPSMWPQDILAKYHQKDPTEQPELQYDEFGFRADAEDGEKSKSWLGTEGSPQQEDPQQRLRWQAHLEFTHNHTVGDLTWDLIDPVLARSERLRTLVLGGVPHSMRPQLWMRLSGALQKKRSSEISYREVIKNSSNDDTTVAKQIEKDLLRTMPSNACFNSLAGVGVPRLRRVLRGLAWLYPDIGYCQGTGMVVSCLLLFLEEEDALWMMCALIEDLLPPSYFSSTLLGIQTDQRVLRQLIVQYLPALDRLLQEHDIELSLITLHWFLTSFASVVDIRLLLRIWDLLFYQGSLVLFQITLGMLKIKEEELISSENSASIFNTLSDLPSQLRDGAQLLGEAMRLAGMLSQETLEAQRHKHLAYILNEQTQLNNGNNAALNFSLNKVVRRQSLHRRSTLSSLLFGEDEADSLKSKNIKQTELVAALREAIAHTAEHFHCLDPHHSSTDLTPDYSMESHQRDHENFLVVSRNRRRRAKALLDFERHDDDELGFRKNDIITIISQKDEHCWVGELNGLRGWFPAKFVEILDERSKEYSLAGDDSVTEAVTDLVRGTLCPALKAIFQHGLKKPSILGGPCHPWLFIEEAASREVERDFNSVYSRLVLCKTYRLDEDGKVLTPEELLYRAVQSVNMSHDLAHAQMDIKFRSLICVGLNEQVLHLWLEVLCSSVAAVEKWYHPWSFLRSPGWVQIKCELRVLSKFAFSLSQDCELPDKKEEKEQRPLKEGVQDMLVKHHLFSWDIDG; translated from the exons GTGTATGGAGATGCTGACGTCACTGTGCCTGTAAGCACGT ATGCTGAGCCTGTTTCCTTACTTGAGAGTTTTCTCATAGAAGCCGTCCGCTCCACTTCCATCGGAATGTCAG GTACCTATACACCGGCCCCTGGGGGCCCTTTTTCTGCTCTGACTCCAAGCATGTGGCCCCAGGACATCTTGGCCAAGTATCACCAG AAAGACCCCACAGAACAGCCTGAGCTACAGTACGACGAGTTTGGCTTCCGAGCGGATGCTGAAG ATGGTGAGAAGTCCAAGTCCTGGTTGGGCACCGAGGGGTCTCCTCAGCAGGAAGACCCCCAGCAGCGACTGCGCTGGCAGGCCCACCTGGAGTTCACCCACAACCACACGGTGGGTGACCTGACCTGGGACCTGATCGACCCCGTCCTGGCGCGCTCCGAGCGTCTCCGCACCCTGGTGCTAGGTGGCGTCCCTCACAGCATGAGGCCGCAG CTCTGGATGCGACTGTCCGGAGCTCTGCAGAAGAAGAGGTCCTCTGAGATCTCTTACAGAGAAGTGATCAAGAACAGTTCCAATGATGACACCACTGTAGCGAAACAG ATCGAGAAGGACCTGTTGCGCACGATGCCAAGCAACGCCTGCTTCAACAGCCTGGCCGGCGTGGGAGTCCCCAGACTGAGACGCGTCCTGAGGGGGCTGGCCTGGCTGTACCCGGACATCGGCTACTGTCAAGGAACCGGCATG GTGGtttcctgtctgctgctcttcctggaggaggaggacgcgtTATGGATGATGTGCGCCCTGATCGAagacctcctccctccctcctacTTCTCGTCGACTCTGCTGGGCATCCAAACGGACCAGAGGGTTCTTCGCCAACTCATAGTCCAGTACCTGCCCGCCCTTGACCGCCTGCTGCAGGAGCACGATATCG AGTTGTCTCTGATCACGCTGCATTGGTTCCTGACGTCATTCGCCAGCGTGGTGGACATCCGTTTGCTCCTCCGCATCTGGGACCTGCTCTTCTACCAAGGCTCGTTGGTGCTCTTTCAGATCACACTGGGCATGCTGAAAATCAAG gaggaggagctcataTCGTCGGAGAACTCTGCGTCCATTTTCAACACCCTGTCGGACCTGCCGAGCCAGCTGAGGGACGGAGCCCAGCTTCTGGGAGAAGCCATGCGGCTAGCGGGGATGTTGTCGCAAGAGACGCTGGAAGCCCAGCGACACAAGCACTTGGCCTACATCCTGAATGAGCAGACGCAGCTCAACAACGGCAACAACGCGGCGCTCAACTTCAGTCTGAACAAG GTGGTGAGGAGGCAGTCCCTGCACAGGAGGTCCACCCTGAGCTCCCTGTTGTTCGGAGAGGACGAGGCGGACTCCTTGAAATCCAAGAACATAAAGCAGACGGAGCTGGTGGCGGCGCTCCGAGAGGCCATAGCACACACAGCGGAGCACTTCCACTGTTTGGACCCGCACCACTCCAGCACC GACCTGACTCCGGACTACTCCATGGAGAGCCACCAGCGGGATCATGAAAACTTCCTAGTCGTGTCCCGCAACCGGCGGAGACGGGCGAAGGCGCTGCTGGACTTTGAGCGGCACGACGACGACGAGCTGGGCTTCAGGAAAAACGACATCATCACG ATCATCTCGCAGAAGGATGAGCACTGTTGGGTCGGAGAGCTCAACGGCCTCAGAG GTTGGTTTCCAGCAAAGTTTGTGGAGATCCTGGATGAAAGAAGCAAAGAG TACTCGTTAGCAGGGGACGACTCTGTGACAGAGGCCGTCACGGACCTGGTCAGGGGCACGCTGTGTCCCGCCTTGAAGGCCATATTTCAGCATGGTCTCAAAAAACCATCCATTCTAGGGGGGCCCTGTCACCCTTGGTTGTTTATAGAAGAG GCGGCCagcagagaggtggagagggacTTTAACTCCGTCTATTCCAGACTAGTGCTGTGTAAAACCTACAG GTTAGATGAAGATGGGAAGGTCCTGACGCCAGAGGAGCTGCTCTATAGG GCAGTGCAGTCAGTGAACATGAGCCACGACCTGGCCCACGCTCAGATGGATATCAAGTTCAGGTCCCTCATCTGCGTTGGCCTCAA tgaACAGGTGCTCCACCTGTGGCTGGAGGTGTTGTGCTCGAGCGTGGCCGCTGTGGAGAAATGGTACCACCCCTGGTCCTTCCTTCGAAGTCCCGGATGGGTCCAAATTAAGTGCGAGCTCAG AGTCCTGTCCAAATTCGCCTTCAGCCTCTCTCAAGACTGTGAGCTGCCCGACAAGAAGGAG gagaaggagcagaggcCTCTGAAGGAAGGCGTGCAGGACATGCTGGTGAAGCATCATCTCTTCAGCTGGGACATCGACGGTTAA
- the sgsm3 gene encoding small G protein signaling modulator 3 isoform X2 has translation MSGTYTPAPGGPFSALTPSMWPQDILAKYHQKDPTEQPELQYDEFGFRADAEDGEKSKSWLGTEGSPQQEDPQQRLRWQAHLEFTHNHTVGDLTWDLIDPVLARSERLRTLVLGGVPHSMRPQLWMRLSGALQKKRSSEISYREVIKNSSNDDTTVAKQIEKDLLRTMPSNACFNSLAGVGVPRLRRVLRGLAWLYPDIGYCQGTGMVVSCLLLFLEEEDALWMMCALIEDLLPPSYFSSTLLGIQTDQRVLRQLIVQYLPALDRLLQEHDIELSLITLHWFLTSFASVVDIRLLLRIWDLLFYQGSLVLFQITLGMLKIKEEELISSENSASIFNTLSDLPSQLRDGAQLLGEAMRLAGMLSQETLEAQRHKHLAYILNEQTQLNNGNNAALNFSLNKVVRRQSLHRRSTLSSLLFGEDEADSLKSKNIKQTELVAALREAIAHTAEHFHCLDPHHSSTDLTPDYSMESHQRDHENFLVVSRNRRRRAKALLDFERHDDDELGFRKNDIITIISQKDEHCWVGELNGLRGWFPAKFVEILDERSKEYSLAGDDSVTEAVTDLVRGTLCPALKAIFQHGLKKPSILGGPCHPWLFIEEAASREVERDFNSVYSRLVLCKTYRLDEDGKVLTPEELLYRAVQSVNMSHDLAHAQMDIKFRSLICVGLNEQVLHLWLEVLCSSVAAVEKWYHPWSFLRSPGWVQIKCELRVLSKFAFSLSQDCELPDKKEEKEQRPLKEGVQDMLVKHHLFSWDIDG, from the exons ATGTCAG GTACCTATACACCGGCCCCTGGGGGCCCTTTTTCTGCTCTGACTCCAAGCATGTGGCCCCAGGACATCTTGGCCAAGTATCACCAG AAAGACCCCACAGAACAGCCTGAGCTACAGTACGACGAGTTTGGCTTCCGAGCGGATGCTGAAG ATGGTGAGAAGTCCAAGTCCTGGTTGGGCACCGAGGGGTCTCCTCAGCAGGAAGACCCCCAGCAGCGACTGCGCTGGCAGGCCCACCTGGAGTTCACCCACAACCACACGGTGGGTGACCTGACCTGGGACCTGATCGACCCCGTCCTGGCGCGCTCCGAGCGTCTCCGCACCCTGGTGCTAGGTGGCGTCCCTCACAGCATGAGGCCGCAG CTCTGGATGCGACTGTCCGGAGCTCTGCAGAAGAAGAGGTCCTCTGAGATCTCTTACAGAGAAGTGATCAAGAACAGTTCCAATGATGACACCACTGTAGCGAAACAG ATCGAGAAGGACCTGTTGCGCACGATGCCAAGCAACGCCTGCTTCAACAGCCTGGCCGGCGTGGGAGTCCCCAGACTGAGACGCGTCCTGAGGGGGCTGGCCTGGCTGTACCCGGACATCGGCTACTGTCAAGGAACCGGCATG GTGGtttcctgtctgctgctcttcctggaggaggaggacgcgtTATGGATGATGTGCGCCCTGATCGAagacctcctccctccctcctacTTCTCGTCGACTCTGCTGGGCATCCAAACGGACCAGAGGGTTCTTCGCCAACTCATAGTCCAGTACCTGCCCGCCCTTGACCGCCTGCTGCAGGAGCACGATATCG AGTTGTCTCTGATCACGCTGCATTGGTTCCTGACGTCATTCGCCAGCGTGGTGGACATCCGTTTGCTCCTCCGCATCTGGGACCTGCTCTTCTACCAAGGCTCGTTGGTGCTCTTTCAGATCACACTGGGCATGCTGAAAATCAAG gaggaggagctcataTCGTCGGAGAACTCTGCGTCCATTTTCAACACCCTGTCGGACCTGCCGAGCCAGCTGAGGGACGGAGCCCAGCTTCTGGGAGAAGCCATGCGGCTAGCGGGGATGTTGTCGCAAGAGACGCTGGAAGCCCAGCGACACAAGCACTTGGCCTACATCCTGAATGAGCAGACGCAGCTCAACAACGGCAACAACGCGGCGCTCAACTTCAGTCTGAACAAG GTGGTGAGGAGGCAGTCCCTGCACAGGAGGTCCACCCTGAGCTCCCTGTTGTTCGGAGAGGACGAGGCGGACTCCTTGAAATCCAAGAACATAAAGCAGACGGAGCTGGTGGCGGCGCTCCGAGAGGCCATAGCACACACAGCGGAGCACTTCCACTGTTTGGACCCGCACCACTCCAGCACC GACCTGACTCCGGACTACTCCATGGAGAGCCACCAGCGGGATCATGAAAACTTCCTAGTCGTGTCCCGCAACCGGCGGAGACGGGCGAAGGCGCTGCTGGACTTTGAGCGGCACGACGACGACGAGCTGGGCTTCAGGAAAAACGACATCATCACG ATCATCTCGCAGAAGGATGAGCACTGTTGGGTCGGAGAGCTCAACGGCCTCAGAG GTTGGTTTCCAGCAAAGTTTGTGGAGATCCTGGATGAAAGAAGCAAAGAG TACTCGTTAGCAGGGGACGACTCTGTGACAGAGGCCGTCACGGACCTGGTCAGGGGCACGCTGTGTCCCGCCTTGAAGGCCATATTTCAGCATGGTCTCAAAAAACCATCCATTCTAGGGGGGCCCTGTCACCCTTGGTTGTTTATAGAAGAG GCGGCCagcagagaggtggagagggacTTTAACTCCGTCTATTCCAGACTAGTGCTGTGTAAAACCTACAG GTTAGATGAAGATGGGAAGGTCCTGACGCCAGAGGAGCTGCTCTATAGG GCAGTGCAGTCAGTGAACATGAGCCACGACCTGGCCCACGCTCAGATGGATATCAAGTTCAGGTCCCTCATCTGCGTTGGCCTCAA tgaACAGGTGCTCCACCTGTGGCTGGAGGTGTTGTGCTCGAGCGTGGCCGCTGTGGAGAAATGGTACCACCCCTGGTCCTTCCTTCGAAGTCCCGGATGGGTCCAAATTAAGTGCGAGCTCAG AGTCCTGTCCAAATTCGCCTTCAGCCTCTCTCAAGACTGTGAGCTGCCCGACAAGAAGGAG gagaaggagcagaggcCTCTGAAGGAAGGCGTGCAGGACATGCTGGTGAAGCATCATCTCTTCAGCTGGGACATCGACGGTTAA
- the gtpbp1 gene encoding GTP-binding protein 1 isoform X1, with amino-acid sequence MASIATAPEPAISPGSAALADALVPASIFAPDRGGCGEEDGDECYEDGDMMNGESVERGVDFTSKLALVSPNGEQYDSLLRQLRDRMEEGSGETIYVVGMGSDGGDWGLDEKDMEASVATVCSMCEQLDTDLILLRERNESAGLVRDYLIRRRVGELDFLEVRVAVVGNVDAGKSTLLGVLTHGELDNGRGFARQKLFRHKHEMESGRTSSVGNDILGFDQEGQVVNKPDNHGGSLDWTKICEKSSKVITFIDLAGHEKYLKTTVFGMTGHLPDFCMLMVGSNAGIVGMTKEHLGLALALNVPVFVVVTKIDMCPANILQETLKLLQRLLKSPGCRKIPVLVQNKDDVIVTASNFSSERMCPIFQISNVTGENMDLLKMFLNLLSSRTSYRDDQPAEFQIDDTYSVPGVGTVVSGTTLRGLIRLNDTMLLGPDPLGSFISIAVKSIHRKRMPVKEVRGGQTASFALKKIKRSSIRKGMVMVSPKLCPQATWEFEAEILVLHHPTTISPRYQAMVHCGSIRQTATILSMNRDCLRTGDKASVHFRFIKTPEYLHCDQKLVFREGRTKAVGTITKLLQSTNNLPSNSKPPQIKMQSTKKVPVRKEEGSTVASDEAAALAPPAGLNAAQQGEGDEDPQLKEGNKENKPKSGGGGRRRGGQRHKGKGQGNSTNPTAAPSSSGVGGC; translated from the exons ATGGCATCAATAGCAACGGCTCCCGAGCCGGCTATAAGCCCGGGCTCCGCAGCGCTGGCCGACGCGCTTGTCCCCGCTAGTATATTCGCTCCGGATCGAGGAGGATGCGGGGAAGAGGACGGCGACGAGTGCTACGAGGACGGCGACATGATGAACGGCGAGTCCGTGGAGCGAGGGGTCGACTTCACCAGCAAG CTGGCGCTTGTCAGTCCAAATGGGGAACAGTACGACTCCCTGCTTCGCCAGCTCCGGGACAGGATGGAAGAGGGGTCTGGGGAGACCATCTATGTGGTTGGTATGGGCTCAG ATGGAGGTGACTGGGGCCTCGATGAGAAAGACATGGAGGCGTCTGTAGCCACCGTGTGTTCCATGTGCGAGCAGCTGGACACCGACCTCATTCTTCTCCGGGAGCGAAATGAAAGCGCCGGTTTAGTGCGGGACTATTTGATCCGCCGCCGCGTGGGTGAGCTGGACTTCCTGGAGGTCAG GGTGGCGGTAGTGGGGAACGTGGACGCTGGTAAAAGCACTCTGCTGGGGGTGCTGACGCACGGAGAGCTGGACAACGGCAGGGGCTTCGCCCGCCAGAAGCTCTTCAGACACAAGCATGAGATGGAGAGCGGTCGGACCAGCAGCGTGGGAAACGATATTCTGGGCTTCGACCAGGAGGGACAG GTGGTGAACAAGCCAGACAATCACGGCGGAAGCCTGGACTGGACCAAAATCTGTGAGAAGTCCTCGAAGGTCATTACCTTCATCGACCTGGCCGGGCACGAGAAGTACCTGAAGACCACCGTGTTCGGGATGACGGGACACCTGCCTGACTTCTGCATGCTgatg GTGGGCAGTAACGCGGGCATCGTCGGGATGACCAAAGAACACCTGGGGCTGGCCTTGGCGCTGAATGTTCCCGTGTTCGTGGTGGTGACAAAGATAGACATGTGTCCGGCGAACATCCTCCAAG AGAcgctgaagctgcttcagaGGTTACTCAAGTCCCCCGGCTGCAGGAAGATCCCCGTCCTGGTACAGAACAAGGACGACGTCATAGTCACGGCGTCAAACTTCAGCTCAGAGAG GATGTGTCCTATTTTCCAGATCTCCAACGTGACCGGAGAGAACATGGACCTGCTCAAGATGTTCCTCaacctgctctcctccaggACGTCCTACCGAGACGACCAGCCCGCCGAGTTTCAGATCGACGACACCTACTCTGTGCCG GGAGTAGGAACAGTAGTGTCTGGAACTACGTTACGTGGACTCATACGCCTGAACGACACCATGCTGCTGGGCCCAGACCCTTTGGGCAGCTTCATATCCATCGCCGTCAAATCAATCCACCGTAAGAGAATGCCTGTGAAGGAGGTCCGGGGGGGCCAGACCGCCTCGTTCGCCCTGAAAAAG ATCAAGCGCTCGTCCATAAGGAAAGGCATGGTGATGGTGTCGCCAAAGCTGTGCCCTCAGGCGACGTGGGAGTTCGAGGCCGAGATCCTGGTCCTGCATCATCCCACGACGATATCCCCCCGATACCAGGCCATGG TCCACTGCGGCAGCATACGGCAGACGGCCACCATCTTGTCCATGAACAGAGACTGCTTGCGGACGGGGGACAAGGCTTCGGTCCACTTCCGCTTCATCAAAACTCCCGAGTATTTGCACTGCGACCAGAAGCTGGTGTTCAGGGAGGGACGTACCAAGGCTGTGGGCACCATCACCAAG CTGCTGCAGTCCACCAACAATTTGCCATCCAATTCCAAACCCCCACAAATCAAAATGCAGTCTACCAAGAAGGTGCCGGTCAGAAAGGAGGAAGGCAGCACGGTTGCCAGTGACGAAGCAGCGGCGTTAGCGCCCCCCGCAGGCCTCAACGCAGCACAGCAG ggagagggagatgaggaCCCTCAGTTAAAGGAGGGCAACAAAGAGAACAAG CCAAAGTccggaggaggtggaaggaggagaggggggcagCGGCACAAAGGAAAAGGCCAGGGCAACAGCACCAACcccacagcagctcccagctcCTCAGGAGTAGGAGGCTGTTAA
- the gtpbp1 gene encoding GTP-binding protein 1 isoform X2: MASIATAPEPAISPGSAALADALVPASIFAPDRGGCGEEDGDECYEDGDMMNGESVERGVDFTSKLALVSPNGEQYDSLLRQLRDRMEEGSGETIYVVGMGSDGGDWGLDEKDMEASVATVCSMCEQLDTDLILLRERNESAGLVRDYLIRRRVGELDFLEVRVAVVGNVDAGKSTLLGVLTHGELDNGRGFARQKLFRHKHEMESGRTSSVGNDILGFDQEGQVVNKPDNHGGSLDWTKICEKSSKVITFIDLAGHEKYLKTTVFGMTGHLPDFCMLMVGSNAGIVGMTKEHLGLALALNVPVFVVVTKIDMCPANILQETLKLLQRLLKSPGCRKIPVLVQNKDDVIVTASNFSSERMCPIFQISNVTGENMDLLKMFLNLLSSRTSYRDDQPAEFQIDDTYSVPGVGTVVSGTTLRGLIRLNDTMLLGPDPLGSFISIAVKSIHRKRMPVKEVRGGQTASFALKKIKRSSIRKGMVMVSPKLCPQATWEFEAEILVLHHPTTISPRYQAMVHCGSIRQTATILSMNRDCLRTGDKASVHFRFIKTPEYLHCDQKLVFREGRTKAVGTITKLLQSTNNLPSNSKPPQIKMQSTKKVPVRKEEGSTVASDEAAALAPPAGLNAAQQPKSGGGGRRRGGQRHKGKGQGNSTNPTAAPSSSGVGGC; encoded by the exons ATGGCATCAATAGCAACGGCTCCCGAGCCGGCTATAAGCCCGGGCTCCGCAGCGCTGGCCGACGCGCTTGTCCCCGCTAGTATATTCGCTCCGGATCGAGGAGGATGCGGGGAAGAGGACGGCGACGAGTGCTACGAGGACGGCGACATGATGAACGGCGAGTCCGTGGAGCGAGGGGTCGACTTCACCAGCAAG CTGGCGCTTGTCAGTCCAAATGGGGAACAGTACGACTCCCTGCTTCGCCAGCTCCGGGACAGGATGGAAGAGGGGTCTGGGGAGACCATCTATGTGGTTGGTATGGGCTCAG ATGGAGGTGACTGGGGCCTCGATGAGAAAGACATGGAGGCGTCTGTAGCCACCGTGTGTTCCATGTGCGAGCAGCTGGACACCGACCTCATTCTTCTCCGGGAGCGAAATGAAAGCGCCGGTTTAGTGCGGGACTATTTGATCCGCCGCCGCGTGGGTGAGCTGGACTTCCTGGAGGTCAG GGTGGCGGTAGTGGGGAACGTGGACGCTGGTAAAAGCACTCTGCTGGGGGTGCTGACGCACGGAGAGCTGGACAACGGCAGGGGCTTCGCCCGCCAGAAGCTCTTCAGACACAAGCATGAGATGGAGAGCGGTCGGACCAGCAGCGTGGGAAACGATATTCTGGGCTTCGACCAGGAGGGACAG GTGGTGAACAAGCCAGACAATCACGGCGGAAGCCTGGACTGGACCAAAATCTGTGAGAAGTCCTCGAAGGTCATTACCTTCATCGACCTGGCCGGGCACGAGAAGTACCTGAAGACCACCGTGTTCGGGATGACGGGACACCTGCCTGACTTCTGCATGCTgatg GTGGGCAGTAACGCGGGCATCGTCGGGATGACCAAAGAACACCTGGGGCTGGCCTTGGCGCTGAATGTTCCCGTGTTCGTGGTGGTGACAAAGATAGACATGTGTCCGGCGAACATCCTCCAAG AGAcgctgaagctgcttcagaGGTTACTCAAGTCCCCCGGCTGCAGGAAGATCCCCGTCCTGGTACAGAACAAGGACGACGTCATAGTCACGGCGTCAAACTTCAGCTCAGAGAG GATGTGTCCTATTTTCCAGATCTCCAACGTGACCGGAGAGAACATGGACCTGCTCAAGATGTTCCTCaacctgctctcctccaggACGTCCTACCGAGACGACCAGCCCGCCGAGTTTCAGATCGACGACACCTACTCTGTGCCG GGAGTAGGAACAGTAGTGTCTGGAACTACGTTACGTGGACTCATACGCCTGAACGACACCATGCTGCTGGGCCCAGACCCTTTGGGCAGCTTCATATCCATCGCCGTCAAATCAATCCACCGTAAGAGAATGCCTGTGAAGGAGGTCCGGGGGGGCCAGACCGCCTCGTTCGCCCTGAAAAAG ATCAAGCGCTCGTCCATAAGGAAAGGCATGGTGATGGTGTCGCCAAAGCTGTGCCCTCAGGCGACGTGGGAGTTCGAGGCCGAGATCCTGGTCCTGCATCATCCCACGACGATATCCCCCCGATACCAGGCCATGG TCCACTGCGGCAGCATACGGCAGACGGCCACCATCTTGTCCATGAACAGAGACTGCTTGCGGACGGGGGACAAGGCTTCGGTCCACTTCCGCTTCATCAAAACTCCCGAGTATTTGCACTGCGACCAGAAGCTGGTGTTCAGGGAGGGACGTACCAAGGCTGTGGGCACCATCACCAAG CTGCTGCAGTCCACCAACAATTTGCCATCCAATTCCAAACCCCCACAAATCAAAATGCAGTCTACCAAGAAGGTGCCGGTCAGAAAGGAGGAAGGCAGCACGGTTGCCAGTGACGAAGCAGCGGCGTTAGCGCCCCCCGCAGGCCTCAACGCAGCACAGCAG CCAAAGTccggaggaggtggaaggaggagaggggggcagCGGCACAAAGGAAAAGGCCAGGGCAACAGCACCAACcccacagcagctcccagctcCTCAGGAGTAGGAGGCTGTTAA
- the gtpbp1 gene encoding GTP-binding protein 1 isoform X3 — MEEGSGETIYVVGMGSDGGDWGLDEKDMEASVATVCSMCEQLDTDLILLRERNESAGLVRDYLIRRRVGELDFLEVRVAVVGNVDAGKSTLLGVLTHGELDNGRGFARQKLFRHKHEMESGRTSSVGNDILGFDQEGQVVNKPDNHGGSLDWTKICEKSSKVITFIDLAGHEKYLKTTVFGMTGHLPDFCMLMVGSNAGIVGMTKEHLGLALALNVPVFVVVTKIDMCPANILQETLKLLQRLLKSPGCRKIPVLVQNKDDVIVTASNFSSERMCPIFQISNVTGENMDLLKMFLNLLSSRTSYRDDQPAEFQIDDTYSVPGVGTVVSGTTLRGLIRLNDTMLLGPDPLGSFISIAVKSIHRKRMPVKEVRGGQTASFALKKIKRSSIRKGMVMVSPKLCPQATWEFEAEILVLHHPTTISPRYQAMVHCGSIRQTATILSMNRDCLRTGDKASVHFRFIKTPEYLHCDQKLVFREGRTKAVGTITKLLQSTNNLPSNSKPPQIKMQSTKKVPVRKEEGSTVASDEAAALAPPAGLNAAQQGEGDEDPQLKEGNKENKPKSGGGGRRRGGQRHKGKGQGNSTNPTAAPSSSGVGGC, encoded by the exons ATGGAAGAGGGGTCTGGGGAGACCATCTATGTGGTTGGTATGGGCTCAG ATGGAGGTGACTGGGGCCTCGATGAGAAAGACATGGAGGCGTCTGTAGCCACCGTGTGTTCCATGTGCGAGCAGCTGGACACCGACCTCATTCTTCTCCGGGAGCGAAATGAAAGCGCCGGTTTAGTGCGGGACTATTTGATCCGCCGCCGCGTGGGTGAGCTGGACTTCCTGGAGGTCAG GGTGGCGGTAGTGGGGAACGTGGACGCTGGTAAAAGCACTCTGCTGGGGGTGCTGACGCACGGAGAGCTGGACAACGGCAGGGGCTTCGCCCGCCAGAAGCTCTTCAGACACAAGCATGAGATGGAGAGCGGTCGGACCAGCAGCGTGGGAAACGATATTCTGGGCTTCGACCAGGAGGGACAG GTGGTGAACAAGCCAGACAATCACGGCGGAAGCCTGGACTGGACCAAAATCTGTGAGAAGTCCTCGAAGGTCATTACCTTCATCGACCTGGCCGGGCACGAGAAGTACCTGAAGACCACCGTGTTCGGGATGACGGGACACCTGCCTGACTTCTGCATGCTgatg GTGGGCAGTAACGCGGGCATCGTCGGGATGACCAAAGAACACCTGGGGCTGGCCTTGGCGCTGAATGTTCCCGTGTTCGTGGTGGTGACAAAGATAGACATGTGTCCGGCGAACATCCTCCAAG AGAcgctgaagctgcttcagaGGTTACTCAAGTCCCCCGGCTGCAGGAAGATCCCCGTCCTGGTACAGAACAAGGACGACGTCATAGTCACGGCGTCAAACTTCAGCTCAGAGAG GATGTGTCCTATTTTCCAGATCTCCAACGTGACCGGAGAGAACATGGACCTGCTCAAGATGTTCCTCaacctgctctcctccaggACGTCCTACCGAGACGACCAGCCCGCCGAGTTTCAGATCGACGACACCTACTCTGTGCCG GGAGTAGGAACAGTAGTGTCTGGAACTACGTTACGTGGACTCATACGCCTGAACGACACCATGCTGCTGGGCCCAGACCCTTTGGGCAGCTTCATATCCATCGCCGTCAAATCAATCCACCGTAAGAGAATGCCTGTGAAGGAGGTCCGGGGGGGCCAGACCGCCTCGTTCGCCCTGAAAAAG ATCAAGCGCTCGTCCATAAGGAAAGGCATGGTGATGGTGTCGCCAAAGCTGTGCCCTCAGGCGACGTGGGAGTTCGAGGCCGAGATCCTGGTCCTGCATCATCCCACGACGATATCCCCCCGATACCAGGCCATGG TCCACTGCGGCAGCATACGGCAGACGGCCACCATCTTGTCCATGAACAGAGACTGCTTGCGGACGGGGGACAAGGCTTCGGTCCACTTCCGCTTCATCAAAACTCCCGAGTATTTGCACTGCGACCAGAAGCTGGTGTTCAGGGAGGGACGTACCAAGGCTGTGGGCACCATCACCAAG CTGCTGCAGTCCACCAACAATTTGCCATCCAATTCCAAACCCCCACAAATCAAAATGCAGTCTACCAAGAAGGTGCCGGTCAGAAAGGAGGAAGGCAGCACGGTTGCCAGTGACGAAGCAGCGGCGTTAGCGCCCCCCGCAGGCCTCAACGCAGCACAGCAG ggagagggagatgaggaCCCTCAGTTAAAGGAGGGCAACAAAGAGAACAAG CCAAAGTccggaggaggtggaaggaggagaggggggcagCGGCACAAAGGAAAAGGCCAGGGCAACAGCACCAACcccacagcagctcccagctcCTCAGGAGTAGGAGGCTGTTAA